The nucleotide sequence CGAAAGGATCGATCAGTCTAAATAATAGGCCAAGCTCTGCAAGTCCGCCGTGAAGTCGGCGTGATGCACCCGGACAGACGCGGGAACGCGGATGATGACCGGAGCGAAGTTCAGGATGGCTTCGACCCCCGCCTCCACGAACTGGTTGGCCACCTGCTGGGCTTCTGCAGCCGGGACGGTAATGATCCCGATGCGGACCTTCAGCTCGGCCATCCGGGCCGCCAGCGCTTCCATCGGCTGTACGGTCAGGTTGTTGATCTGCTGCCCGATTTTGTCGGGCGAAGCGTCGAAAACCGCAACGATTTTCATATTGTCGCGGAGATAGGCGTTGTAGTTGCACAGCGCCCGCCCCAGATTGCCCGCTCCGACCAGCGCGACGGGAATGATGCGGTTCAGCTTCAGAATGTTGCGTATTTTCTCGATCAGATACCCGACGTCGTAGCCGATGCCTTTTTTCCCGAATTCTCCGAAGTAGGCCAGATCCTTGCGGATTTGCGCCGGATTCAGATCAAGCCGCTGCCCCAGTTCTTGAGACGATACCGTCGTCACCCCGTTTTTCTCGAGCTCGTTCAAATAACGGAGGTAGATGGGAAGCCGTCTGACGACGGCCTCCGAGATTTTGGGCGACTTCATGGTTGCTGTTCCTCTCCCTTCAACCATTCTTCGATTCTCGGAACCATCTGCTCCAGTCTCATATGCTCGATCTTCGGACCGGGCAGCGAATACAAAAAATGCTTGCCGTAATACGTGTCCAATACGCGCGTATCGTACAGCACGACGATTCCCCGGTCGCTGGCCGTCCGGATGAGCCGGCCGAAGCCTTGCTTGAACCGGATGACCGCTTGCGGCACGGACCATGCCATAAACGGGTTCTGGTTCCGTTTCTTCAGCATCTCCGCTTTCGCCTCAACCACGGGATGGTTGGGCGGCTGGAACGGGAGCCGGACGATCGCGAGACAAGACAACGCGTCTCCCGGGATATCGACGCCTTCCCAGAAGCTGTTCGTGCCGAGCAGCACGCAGCGCTGCTGGGACTGGAACAGCCGCGTCAGCTTGCTTCGGCTGCCGGAGTCGACGCCTTGGCCGAGCACGGTGATGTTGTGCGGGGCCAGACGCTCCTTCAGCTCGGCATGCGTCTGCCGGAGCATGCGGTTGGACGTGAACAGAACCAGCATTCGCCCTTCCGTCGCCACCGCGATCTCCGCCAGCGATTGCACCAGCATCTCCTGAAAGACCGGATCGCCGATCGCTCCCTTGATTTTGGGGAAGTCGCGGGGAATCACGACAAGCGACTGGCGCCGGTACTGGAACGGAGACGGAAGCTGCAGCGTGAGCACCTCGTCGGCGTCCGTCCGCAAGCCCAACTGGTCGCAAGCGAATTGGAACGTCCGGCCGACGGACAAAGTGGCCGACGTCAGCACGACGCTGTCCTTCACCTCGAACACGAGCTTCCGCAGCAGCGAGCTGACGTCAACCGGCGCGGCAGACCAGACAACTGACTTGCTGCGGTAGTTCGGATTGCCCTCCAGCCAATACACGAAATGCTCGTCCTTCATGCTCAGCAGGAAGGCGAGTTCGTCCCGATGCCGGGCGACATCCTTGACCGCCCCCGACAAATCCGTAAGCACGCTGGCAAGCCCCAGACGTTCCTGTTCCTCCTTCAGCTCGGCGGCCAGCCGCTCCAGCTCCGCCGTCGCTTCCTTCAGCCGGGACAATACCGTCTCCGCCGTTTGCGACACCTCGTCCCACAGCGGCGGCAGCTCCTGCGGCTTAAGCCGGAAGACGTATCCGCCGGATTCCCCCGCAAGCGGATCGCCGGCCTGGCTGGCGAGAACCTCGTACAGCCGCTCCGACAGCGCATCCCACTGCTCCTTCGCGTCGACGAGCTTGTTCATCGCCCGTTCCGCAAGCGGAATCCACATTCCCGCCGATTCGTCTCCCGACGACTCCAGTCGGTGGCGCAGCACGGGCAGTTGGCCGGTTCGCGCGTCCTTGTACAGCCACAGCAGGCTGCCGGTCAGGCCCGTGTAGGAGACGGAATGCCCCAGATGCTCGCTCGCCACCGCCTCGAAATGATGCGCCTCGTCAACCACGAGATGCTTGTAGGCCGGCAGGATGCGGTGCTCCGCCTGAACGTCCGTGAACAGCAGCGAGTGGTTCGTGATGATCAGATCCGCTTCCTGCGCGTCGTGCCGGGCCCGATGATAAAAGCAGTTGCGGAACCAGGGACAAGCGCGGTTGAGGCACGAATCCGCGTCGCTGGCCACGCTTCGCCACAGCGTTCGGCCTTTCGGCTGCAGATGCAGCTCCTCCTCGTCCCCGTGCTCCGTCTCTCCCAGCCAGACGATCATCTGGGCGGCCGTAAGCCGCTCCTCATGATCGGAGACGTCCCCGGCGTTCATCCGTTCTTCGAATTTGCGCAGGCACAAGTAGCGGCTGCGCCCCTTCAACACGGCCGCCCGGAACGGAACCGGGAAATGCTCCCGAAGCAACGGCAGATCCCGCTGGCGAAGCTGCTCCTGCAGATTGATCGTATGCGTGCTGACGACCACCTTTACTTGCTCCCGTAAGGCGTAATAGAGCGACGGAATCAGGTAACCGAGCGACTTCCCCGTGCCCGTGCCCGCTTCCACCAGCAGATGTTTGCCGTTCCGGAACGCTTCATGCACGCTTTTCGCCATGATGTTTTGGGATTCCCGCTCCTCGAACGCTTCGAACTTTTCTCTCAGCCGGTCCCGGAACCGGTCGTAAAACGCGCTGAAATCATCCCCCAGCGTCTCGCGGAGCTCGTCGGCATTCGCCTCTTCTTCGTCGCCGGACGCGTCCCAGGGCATGGCTTTCAGCGCAAAATTCCGGTATATCTGCCCGGCGGACGGCTCGGCCTCCGCATGGCCGCGAGCGGCTTCCATCTCCCGTTCCGAAGCGATCTGCTGCAAAAACCAGGCCCAGTCGCTCCGTTCTCCTTCGTACAAAAACGCGAGCCGCTGCACCGTAACCAGAGGCAGTTCGTTCAGCTTCTCCAGGCACTTGATCCACAGTCGGGCCGTCGCATCGGCATCCGAATCCGCATGGTGCGGACGCTCATGCGGCACTCCGAGCTGCGAGCTGGCCATCGACAGCGCCAGGCTGGTGAGCGAGGGAAACAAAATCCGAAGCGCTTCCAACGTGTCGAGACATCTTCCCTGAAACGGAAAATAGCCGTTGTCCGTCAGCGTGCGCTGCAGAAATTTCAGGTCGAAGCCGACGTTGTGGCCGACCAGAATACGGCCGTTCAACAGCGGCAAAATTTCGGCCATCACCAGATCCGCCGTCGGCGCGTCGGCCACGTCTTCGTCGGTAATGCCCGTCAATTGAGAAATAGAAGCAGGTATACTCCGCTCCGGCTGCACGAAGGAAGTATACCTGTCCACAATCTCGTGTCCGTCGACCAGCACGAGACCGACCTGAATGACCCGGTCGTCCGCCTGATCCCCTGTCGTTTCAAAGTCAAGCACGGCATATTTCATCGCGTGACGTTCAGTCCTTTTCGAATCGTCCGCGCGATGGGCTTCGCCCGGTCAGGAAAGACCGATAACCGAAAGCCGGTGGCCGGAGCCCGCTTGCGAGAAGCATTCCAGGTTCGTCAAGGCGTCGCGGTTTGTAGGGTCCGCCTCGTAGGCGAGCTTGAACAGCTCCGCCGCTTTTTCCGGGTACAGCCGTTTGGCCTGAATGCAGCCCATCGCGTTAAACGATATTGACTTGATTTTTGCATGTTCGCTAAAAGATTGCACAAACTGAAACTGGCGGTAGGCGTCCTCGAACCGTTCCGACTTCAGATACCCCATTGCCAGATACAGCCGGGCGAGGATAAAGTCGGGCTGCCGTTCCGCGAGCGGCTCCAGCAGCCGGATGGCTTCGTCGTACATGCGAAGCTGGTAGTAGCCCTGCGCCTGCTCGAACGCGGCATTTTCCCGCGCTTTCAGATGCATGGCGGTCCACTCGTCAAGTTCGTTTCCGTCCGTCTGGGCCGAATGCTTGACGGAATCGCCCTCCGCGGACGACCCGTGCCGCAGCGCCGACAGCCGGCTGATGCGCTCTTCGAACAGCAGCCAGCCTTCGATGCACTGGTCGCTCATCCGCTTCAGCTCCGCCAATTCGCGGTCCAGTTCGTCCAGGCTGTCCGCATGGGCCGGATCGGCATATCGTCTCGCCAGCTCGTCGAGCATCTCGTTCATGACCCCAAATAAGTGCTTAAACATTCCACCTGTCCCCCTCGCGCCATGGGTCGCCTGCGGCGTATCCTCATTGTGCGTCGGCCCCCCATGTTTCATGCAGGGAGGTTTTGTCGAGGGAAACACGCATTACAGCACGGTCGAATGCGGCTCGGCGTTGATGCGGTCGACGACTTTGTTGCCTTCGCCCAAAATCGCGATCCGCGGTTTATGGACGCGGGCTTCCTCGTCCGTCATCATCGCGTACGAGATGATGATGACCGTATCGCCGGGCTGAACGAGTCGGGCGGCGGCGCCGTTCAGGCAGATCACCCCGCTTCCTCTCGGTCCCGGAATCACGTAGGTTTCCAATCGGGCTCCGTTGTTGTTGTCGACGACCTGCACTTTTTCGTTCGGCCAAATATCGACCAGTTCCATCAGATCTTCGTCGATCGTGATGCTGCCGACGTAATTCAGGTTCGCCTCCGTTACGGTCGCCCGGTGAAGCTTCGATTTCATCATGGTGCGGAACATGCGGGTTCCCCCTTTCTGACATGGAACACCCGGTTGTCGATCAATCGGGTTCGTCCGAACCGGACGGCCAGAGCGGCGATATATTCCCCTTCGGCCAGCTCGTCGTCCGCAGGCTCAAGGGTCGGGTAACGCCTGACTTCCACATAATCGATATCGGCGAGCGGAGCGCGCCGAATCTCGTCGGCGAGCCGATTTCTAAGCTCGAAGGCACCGACGCCTTCGGCCAGCCAGCCGTCGATTCGGGACAAGGCTTGCGACAATACGACCGCTTGCGCGCGTTCCTCCGGATTCAGATAGACGTTGCGCGAGCTGAGCGCCAGTCCGTCCGGCTCCCGCAACGTCGGACAAGCCACGATCTCGACCGGGAAGTTGAGGTCGCGCACCATCTGGCGGATCACCGCCACCTGTTGGGCGTCCTTCATCCCGAAGTACGCCCGTTCCGGCGAGACGATATGGAACAGCTTGGACACAACCGTCGCGACGCCGTCGAAGTGCCCCGGACGCGAAGCGCCGCAGAGCGATTCGCTGACACCCGAGACACGGACGATCGTCAGCGAATGTCTCGCCGGCGCCGGATACATCTCCTCGACGCTAGGCAACAACACAAAATCCACGCCGTTCGCTTCGGCTATACGCAGATCGCGTTCTTCGTCGCGCGGATACCGGTCGAAATCTTCGTTGGGTCCGAATTGAATCGGATTGACGAAAATGCTGAGCACGACGATGTCGCATTCCTCGCGCGCCCGCTTCAGCAAGCTCGCATGGCCGTCGTGCAAATATCCCATCGTCGGCACGAGACCGACGGTGATCGGCTCTCCCCGTTCGCGCCAGTTGGCGGAACGGACCTCGTTCAATCGGCGGCGAATGTCCGCGATCGTCCGGCACACGATCATGGCTGCCGTTCCCCCTTCCCTTCGGCCGATGCGGAGGACGAGCCCGATCCGTACAGGACGGCCGGTTCGCGCTGCTCGGTCCGGAACGAATGCTCCGGTCCGGGGAAGCGGCGCTCCCGCACGTCATCGACATAAGAGGAGATGGCGTTCCGGATCGCCGAGCCGATATCGGCGTACGTCTTGACCATCTTTTTCGGCACGCTCGGGGAAGCGTATTGCAGCAGATCGTGGAAGACGAGCACTTGACCGTCGCAGCCCGGACCCGCGCCGATTCCGATCGTCGGGATGCTCAGCCGGCTCGTCACGAGCCTCGCCACGTCCTCCGTCACCAGCTCCAGCACGATCGCGAACGCGCCCGCTTGTTCCAGCGCGAGCGCGTCCTCCAGCAGCCGCTCCGCCTGATTCGCCGTTTTCCCCTGCACGCGATAGCCGCCAATCTGGTGAACCGATTGCGGCGTCAGGCCGATATGGCCGACGACGGGCACCCCCGCCGTGACGATCGCCCGGACCGTGTCCGCGATCTCGCGCCCGCCTTCCAGCTTGACGGCTTTGCAGCCGCCCTCCCGCATCAGTCTGGCGACGCTCGCCAGCGTGAGGTCGAGGCTGCCGTGGTATGTCATAAACGGCATATCCGTCACGATAAACGGACGCTGCGCGCCTCTGCAGACGGCGCGGGTGTGGTAGATCATATCCTCAAGCGTAACCGGAAGCGTCGAATCATATCCAAGGACAACGTTGCCCAAGGAATCCCCCACGAGAATCATATCGACTCCGGCCTCGTCCGCCAGCTTGGCGGACGGATAATCGTATGCCGTGACCATCGTGATCGGCGTTCCGTCGCTTTTCATTTTACGAAGCGTTGCAGTGGTTACCGGTTTGAAACCCATGCGTATTCCCCGCTTTCCATTGTGGATGCTTCCATGAGAAAACCTCTGGCGGGTCTTCCGGCAATCCGCAAGCGACCAGAGGCAGGTTTGATTGCCTTGCCGGCAAGCTTGGGCGGCCGGCTCGACGCCCCCCGCCCTTAGGCTTCCCGAAGCGGCAAAAAAACCTTTTAGTCCCGATGGAGCTAAAAGGTCACGTCTCACATGGAAGAACAGGATTGTTCTTTTCCGTCCCGGGCTCGCGGCTCCAGGCGGAATCCAACCATCGCATTCCGTAAAGCGGATTTGATGTTGTCCTGTGATCGGTGAACGAGTGCGGTTCGGTTCAGCGATACCGCCTCATCAAAGCCAGTATAACACTTCGCGGACTCGGCCTTCAAGCGTCATCCGACACCCTTCCCGGCCTCGGGCCGGGAACGATCGGGATTTCGCCGGACATCACACGCTCCAGCGTCCCGTCCGGCTTCCGGACAAGCAGGGCGCCCAAGTCGTCCAACCCTTCGGCGACGCCTTCGATCGTCCCTTGCGGGCCGTTTACGGCAACCGGCCGGTTCAGCGTAACCGACAGCGCTTCCCACAACGACCGGATGGGACCGAATCCGTCGCGGTGATAGGCGTCGTACAGCGTCTCGAACTCATTCAGAAAAGCGGCGAGAAATTCCGCGCGGTCGACCGTTTTGCCGGATTCGATACGCAGCGAGGTGGCGATCGCCCGCAGTTCTTCGGGGTAGTCGGACGCCTCCAGGTTCACGCTGATGCCGACGCCTGCGATCACATGACGGATGCGTTCATCCTCGGCGCTCGATTCCAGCAGAATGCCGGACACTTTGCGCCCGCCCGCGAGAATGTCGTTCGGCCACTTGATGCCGGCGTCGACGCCGGTCTGCTTTCTCATCGTCCGGCACAAGGCAACAGCCGTAAGCAAGGTGATCTGCGGCAGCAAGGTCATCGGGACCCGAGGCGTCAGAATCATGCTCATGTAGATGCCTTTGCCGATCGGCGAATGCCACTGCCGGCCCATGCGGCCCCGCCCGGACGTCTGTTGCTCCGCGAGCACGATGGAGCCTTCCTTGGCCCCGTCCTGCACCCATTGCTGCGCCACCGTTTGCGTCGATTCGACCGTCTCCAGCAGCTTCCACGAACGCCCGATCGTATGCGTGGCGAGACGCGGAAGCACTTCGTCCAGGCGGATGCGGTCGGGCAACTGCACGAGCCGGTAGCCTCGGCGGGGCGCCGA is from Paenibacillus thermoaerophilus and encodes:
- the panB gene encoding 3-methyl-2-oxobutanoate hydroxymethyltransferase, which codes for MGFKPVTTATLRKMKSDGTPITMVTAYDYPSAKLADEAGVDMILVGDSLGNVVLGYDSTLPVTLEDMIYHTRAVCRGAQRPFIVTDMPFMTYHGSLDLTLASVARLMREGGCKAVKLEGGREIADTVRAIVTAGVPVVGHIGLTPQSVHQIGGYRVQGKTANQAERLLEDALALEQAGAFAIVLELVTEDVARLVTSRLSIPTIGIGAGPGCDGQVLVFHDLLQYASPSVPKKMVKTYADIGSAIRNAISSYVDDVRERRFPGPEHSFRTEQREPAVLYGSGSSSASAEGKGERQP
- the panC gene encoding pantoate--beta-alanine ligase — protein: MIVCRTIADIRRRLNEVRSANWRERGEPITVGLVPTMGYLHDGHASLLKRAREECDIVVLSIFVNPIQFGPNEDFDRYPRDEERDLRIAEANGVDFVLLPSVEEMYPAPARHSLTIVRVSGVSESLCGASRPGHFDGVATVVSKLFHIVSPERAYFGMKDAQQVAVIRQMVRDLNFPVEIVACPTLREPDGLALSSRNVYLNPEERAQAVVLSQALSRIDGWLAEGVGAFELRNRLADEIRRAPLADIDYVEVRRYPTLEPADDELAEGEYIAALAVRFGRTRLIDNRVFHVRKGEPACSAP
- a CDS encoding biotin--[acetyl-CoA-carboxylase] ligase, which gives rise to MKLVQTDELEAWFRARPGQWLSGAELSRQWGVSRSAVWKHIRALELRGYRFESAPRRGYRLVQLPDRIRLDEVLPRLATHTIGRSWKLLETVESTQTVAQQWVQDGAKEGSIVLAEQQTSGRGRMGRQWHSPIGKGIYMSMILTPRVPMTLLPQITLLTAVALCRTMRKQTGVDAGIKWPNDILAGGRKVSGILLESSAEDERIRHVIAGVGISVNLEASDYPEELRAIATSLRIESGKTVDRAEFLAAFLNEFETLYDAYHRDGFGPIRSLWEALSVTLNRPVAVNGPQGTIEGVAEGLDDLGALLVRKPDGTLERVMSGEIPIVPGPRPGRVSDDA
- the panD gene encoding aspartate 1-decarboxylase; the encoded protein is MFRTMMKSKLHRATVTEANLNYVGSITIDEDLMELVDIWPNEKVQVVDNNNGARLETYVIPGPRGSGVICLNGAAARLVQPGDTVIIISYAMMTDEEARVHKPRIAILGEGNKVVDRINAEPHSTVL
- a CDS encoding redox-sensing transcriptional repressor Rex translates to MKSPKISEAVVRRLPIYLRYLNELEKNGVTTVSSQELGQRLDLNPAQIRKDLAYFGEFGKKGIGYDVGYLIEKIRNILKLNRIIPVALVGAGNLGRALCNYNAYLRDNMKIVAVFDASPDKIGQQINNLTVQPMEALAARMAELKVRIGIITVPAAEAQQVANQFVEAGVEAILNFAPVIIRVPASVRVHHADFTADLQSLAYYLD
- the dinG gene encoding ATP-dependent DNA helicase DinG, which gives rise to MKYAVLDFETTGDQADDRVIQVGLVLVDGHEIVDRYTSFVQPERSIPASISQLTGITDEDVADAPTADLVMAEILPLLNGRILVGHNVGFDLKFLQRTLTDNGYFPFQGRCLDTLEALRILFPSLTSLALSMASSQLGVPHERPHHADSDADATARLWIKCLEKLNELPLVTVQRLAFLYEGERSDWAWFLQQIASEREMEAARGHAEAEPSAGQIYRNFALKAMPWDASGDEEEANADELRETLGDDFSAFYDRFRDRLREKFEAFEERESQNIMAKSVHEAFRNGKHLLVEAGTGTGKSLGYLIPSLYYALREQVKVVVSTHTINLQEQLRQRDLPLLREHFPVPFRAAVLKGRSRYLCLRKFEERMNAGDVSDHEERLTAAQMIVWLGETEHGDEEELHLQPKGRTLWRSVASDADSCLNRACPWFRNCFYHRARHDAQEADLIITNHSLLFTDVQAEHRILPAYKHLVVDEAHHFEAVASEHLGHSVSYTGLTGSLLWLYKDARTGQLPVLRHRLESSGDESAGMWIPLAERAMNKLVDAKEQWDALSERLYEVLASQAGDPLAGESGGYVFRLKPQELPPLWDEVSQTAETVLSRLKEATAELERLAAELKEEQERLGLASVLTDLSGAVKDVARHRDELAFLLSMKDEHFVYWLEGNPNYRSKSVVWSAAPVDVSSLLRKLVFEVKDSVVLTSATLSVGRTFQFACDQLGLRTDADEVLTLQLPSPFQYRRQSLVVIPRDFPKIKGAIGDPVFQEMLVQSLAEIAVATEGRMLVLFTSNRMLRQTHAELKERLAPHNITVLGQGVDSGSRSKLTRLFQSQQRCVLLGTNSFWEGVDIPGDALSCLAIVRLPFQPPNHPVVEAKAEMLKKRNQNPFMAWSVPQAVIRFKQGFGRLIRTASDRGIVVLYDTRVLDTYYGKHFLYSLPGPKIEHMRLEQMVPRIEEWLKGEEQQP